In the Halococcus agarilyticus genome, TGGGAATCGGTCGTATGAGAACTCGTAGTCGATGGTACGGCGGGGAGCACCCGACCAGTCGTGGTGATCCGCTGTGAGTTCAAGAGGAACTGTGGGCTCATGCTGAAGCGAGTCATGATGGACCGGGGTCCTAGCCTGGGCGTCGGTTCCGTAGATGCCGAGATGTGTATCCTTGCCCCGTTCGCTCAGGTAGTAGCCCGTGTGGTACGTCCCCAACACACCACCCTCGGTCTCGAACTGAAGGACCGCGCCCGCCTCAATGTCGACCTCGTCCGTTCGGTGGAACCGGGCGTTTACCTCCGAAATCGGATCGTCGAGCACCCAGGGTATCATATCCACCCAGTGGGGACCGATCCACTGGAGTGAACCGCCGCGACTCGTCGCTTGATCGTAGATGTAGTGTTCGGTGTTCCGATAGGATAGCTGGCTAGCATTGAACCGACCCTGGACGGTCCAGACGTCGCCGAAAAAGCCGTCACGGACTCGGTCACGGAGATCCATCGTGACGGGGTTCGCTCGGTAGAACGTCGTCGGCGAGACAGTAATGCCTGACTCGTTCGCCCGCTTCGCTATCCCCTCCAAGTCGGCAGCCGTCCGCCCGATTGGCTTTTCACTAATGACGTGGATACCCTCATCCACGGCGGTTTCGACGATCGACGGCGTCTCGTCGTTGCGGTAGGTGATCCAGACTACCTCGATGTCCCCTTCGGTGAGCAAGCGGTGGGGGTTCTCGTAGACCGACGCTCCAGCCACGAGGTCAGCGACCTCCTGGCTCTCCGTCGTGATCTCGTCCGGTCGCTCATCCATGGCGGCGAGGTTTTCGAGATCGATCCGTCGACCCGGTTCACAGACCGCCGTGATGTCGACGCCGAGCCCGCTTGCGATAGCGAAGTACGGATCGCGGTGATGGTGATCAACGCCGATGTACCCTGTTTTCACACCCATGGCCACACACCGGGTCGGGAACATATATGAAGATTCTGGTCACCGGTACCGCTGATGTGGAATGTCGGGTCGGTGATGGTCCTCCAGCGGACGGAGAACCGTTCGCCTTCCATTCACTCGGTCGAAACTTCAACCGCCACGGATCTGCCAGGGTGCTCTCCATCAGGTGACCGAAACGTTGTTACCATGTGCCGTGTCATATGAGACGAGGTAGTAGATCCATGCAGGAAATTGGCATTATTATGAACGGTGTGACGGGCCGGATGGGAACGAACCAGCATCTCATCCGTTCGATCCTAGCGCTTCGAGACGAGGGCGGTGTCGAATTGCCCTCCGGAGAGCACGTGATTCCGGAACCAATGCTCGTCGGGCGGGATGAGCGTAAGTTGCGAGCATTGAGCGAGGAGCACGGCGTCGACCGGTGGACCGCCGACCCCGACCTCGAATCGTGTCTGGACGGCGACGACGAGATCTACTTCGATTCGCAGATCACGCCACGGCGGCCCGACGCGCTCCGGAGAGCCATCGAGGCGGGAAAGGACGTGTACTGCGAAAAGCCGCTGGCTATGGACCTAGACAGGGCCCTAGAGGTAACACGTGTCGCCGAACGAAGCGGCGTCAAGCACGGCATCGTTCAGGACAAACTCTGGCTTCCCGGGTTGATGAAACTCGATCGGCTGATCGATCAGGGATTTTTCGGAGACATACTCTCGGTGCGTATCGAGTTCGGGTACTGGGTGTTCAGTGGTCACGGCCAGCCGGCACAGCGGCCCTCCTGGAACTATCGGGCAGAAGACGGTGGAGGGATCATCGACGACATGTTTTCCCACTGGAGTTACGTTCTGGAGAGTCTCTTCGGTCGAGTCGAGTCTGTGACGTGTCTCGGAAGGACCCACATCCCCAACCGGGTCGATGAGAATGGCGACGAGTACGAGGCCACCGCTGACGACGCGGCATACGCCATCATGGAACTGGAGGGCGACACCGTCGCCCAGCTCAACTCCTCGTGGACGACACGGGTCAAGCGCGACGACTTACTCGAGATACAGGTCGACGGCACGGAGGGAAGCGCCGTCGCAGGATTACGGGAGTGCACGACCCAACACCGCGCCAACACGCCGAAACCCGAATGGAACCCGGACCAGCCGACCGAACACGACTTCCACGAGGACTGGGAGCGGGTGCCCGACAACCGGGAGTTCGAGAACGCGTTCAAACAACAGTGGGCCGAGTTCATCCGCTACGTCGTCGCGGACGAACCGTTCCCCTGGGATTTCCGCGCCGGAGCGAAGGGGGTCCAGCTCACCGAGGCAAGCCACCGCTCTTGGGACGAAAAACGGCGCGTTACGGTCGACGAACTCCGGATCTGAGGAGGGAGCCGTTCGACGCGAGAGCGCCATCGACCATGGGGTCCATGGAGCGAAACGGAAGTGTGACGGGTGACGAACGTAGTTCACGTGCCTCCCGTATCGGCACTGGCGGAACGCTCGTACGGCGATGGTGCGGTAAAAGCGCCCGATTCGAAGCGGATCGGTGACGGTTCCTCGAGAACACGGAGGTCGTCGCGATCGCGTGCCTCCTCAACCAGGGCCGTCGAGGCGTACAGGCGTTGGAGGCGCATCGTGTCCGTTGCGCGAAGGACGCGAACGGTCGCCGGATCGACGACACCAATGGTCGAGAGCGCCGCCACGAGGCCGGCACGGTCGGTTTCGACGGCCGGTGGAAGGCGAACGCCCCTAGTAGTGCTCGCCGTTAGTGCGTTGATGAGCGTCGTCGGCATATCCACCTCGGCGAGGAGATCCCGATGGACGAAATCGGCCGAGCCCATACCCATGGCGTTTCCGTGAGTCGTCTCGGTGAGCGCGCGCGTGTAGATCCGTTTGATACTCGGCGTTTCGGGTTCCGGTTCTTGAATTGCGAACGGCCGACGACCGATGACATTAGTATCCATGCCCTGGCCGCTGATGTCCTTTCCCTGGCGGTCCAGGACGAGGACATCGATGTCCTGAAACGGGATTTTCGGCATGATTTCGTAGGTCCGTTCGAGGAGTTCCACCTCCCGATCGAGGAGCCCTTCCGGTGGAATCCCCTCAATGTGCGTCGTTTCGTCGCGTTGGTCTTCCAAAACTGCGACGCCACCCACAACGGGCAGTTCCGCGAGCAGCCGTGCGGTGATCTCAGGGAGCATGTCCCGCAGCGACCAGTCGACCGCCCAGTCGTGAGCGATCTTCGCCCCGCGTTGCTTTCCCATTCCGATAACGAGCATCTTCGAAAGGCCGCTTTCGATCGAGCCGTCGAAATCGGTATGTGGTTTGATCCGGTTGATCGGGACGATCGCGTCGGCCTCGATCGCGTTGGCGTCGGCGACGACCGGCACGCCCCGCTCGTCGGTGCGACCGACCTCGACAACGTCCATGCTGGAGCGGATCTCACACTCGATCGCGGGCTCTGTCACGCCGAGATCGTTCAGCATCTCGCGCTGGCCCGCTGCCGTGGCACCGCCGTGGCTCCCCATCGCGGGGAAGACGAACGGTTCGTATCCGCGGTCGTGCGCCTCCGCGACCACCCCAGCGACGATGGTAGAGAGGTTCGCAATGCCGCGACTCCCGACACCGAGTGCGATCTCACCGCCGGCCGGCAGGTCATCCAGCGGGAGCGATCCAAGAGCCTGCGACGCGCGATCCCCGATGGCGTCGGCGGGGATCGGGTCCGTCTCCCAGACCTGCTCGATGAGTCCCATTTCCGGAAGCGGCGTCTCACCACATGCCTCACGGATCGACTGTTCCGGGACGGCAAGCGATCCGCGTGATCGGTTCGAATCCATGGTGTACCGCTTGGCAGGTTCACTGATAAATATGTCTCAAGCGAATCAGGAGGCGATTGCTGATATGGCTGATGCAGCTCGCCGTTTCGCCGCATATATCGTGTGGATGAATGGTTCCACATCCATCACAGGCTCGGCGGATTTGGCAGAGATCATACCTGAACATTTAAGTACACGTGCCTGTCCTACTTGACCAATGCAGTTTGTTCGATACAACGGCGGTTCCGGTCCTACCCTAGGTGTCAAGTCGGACTCGGCGATCCACGCCCTTGCTGATCTTCCGGAAGGGATCCCATCGCTACAGGAGATCACCAACCGGCGATATCTCGATCAGGTGCGGGAAAAACTCCGGAATGGTACACTCTCACGGATCGACGCGAATGAAGCGAATCTTCTGGCACCGGTTCCACGGCCCGGAAAGATCGTCTGTGCCGGACTCAACTATCGCGACCATGCCGACGAACAGGACGAAGCGATCCCGGACGAACCGCTCCTCTTTGCGAAGGCCCCGACGACCGTCACGAACCACCGGAGCCCGATCGTTCATCCCCCGAACGAAAAGGTCGACTACGAGGTCGAGCTCGCCGTCGTTATCGGCCGTACCGCCAAGAACCTCGAAGAGGGGGAGGTATACGACTACATCGCCGGATACACCGTCCTCAACGACGTGAGTGGGCGGAGCGCGCAGTTCTCCGACGACCAGTTCTTTAGAGGGAAGAGTTACGACACGTTCTCGCCGATGGGTCCGACGCTGGTCACCGGCGAGGAGTACGATCCCAACTCGGTCGATGTCGCCTTGCGAGTCGACGGTGACACGAAACAGGCCTCGAACACGCGGCAATTCATTTTTGATGTTCCGGAGTTGGTCTCCTACGTTAGCCGGAACATGACGCTTCGAACCGGCGACATCGTCTCGACCGGCACGCCGGGCGGCGTCGGAATCTTCCGCGATCCCGTCGATCTGCTCGAACCCGGACAGACGTGTGAGGCCGAAATCGAGGGAATCGGTACGCTCGTGAATCCGGTTGTCGGCGAGTAACCCATTCCGGGTTCAGGGCCAAGCATCAGTTCCTCCCGTTGATGATTTCTCGCCACACGAGACACCGCTGTCTCGGCACGGACGGTTCGCCGCCCCGCGCCCCAAGTAAGAGCGTCCACCGTGGAAAGGGATATATACGCGGCGGGGGTCCATTCCTTCCATGGCGATTTCAGTATCGACCACGGAGTTCCATGTTCTCGATCTGGAAACCCGGATGCCGTTTCACTTCGGGAACGTCGAGGTCACCGAAATTCCGAAGGTGTTTCTCCAGATAGAGGCGGATATCAATGGCACGACACAGCAGGGGATAGCGATGGGAGGGCTGCTCCCTGGCTGGTTCTACAAGGACCCTAGCATGAGCCTCGAGAACGGTTTGCGGAACATGATCGAGGCCTTCCGTTCGGCGGCGGACAGTGCCCGAACGCTCAATCCGGAACCGACCGCGTTTGCCTTCTGGAAAGCGTTGTACGCGAAGCAGCGTGAGTGGGCGACCGACACCGACCACCCACCCTTGCTCTGGACGTACGGAGTAAGTCTCGTCGAGCAGGCGCTGATAGACGCCGTTTGTTGTCATCGAAACGAATCGTTCGGGGAAGCGGTCCGGAAAAACACTTTGGGCATCGACTTGGGAACGATCTACGACGACTTGGCGGTGTACGAACCCGCAGACCTCTTGCCGGAGGAACCGCGACGATCGACTGCGATCCGACACACTGTCGGTCATGGCGACCCGCTGACGACCGCCGACGTGACGCCGTCCGAGCAACTCGACGACGGACTGCCACAAACCCTCGCCGAGTACGTCCGTGAGGACGGCGTGACCTGTTTCAAAATCAAACTTTCCGCCGACCGTGCGTTCGATGGGGATCGGCTTTCCCGAATCGTCGACTTATTGGACGAACTTGACGTCAACGAGTACCGTTGTACGGTGGACGCAAACGAGGGGTACGATTCCGCACGGGAATTCAAGCGTCATTGGGAGACACACACAGCAGACCCGAATCTATCGTCGCTGTTCGACCGTCTCGCGTACGTCGAACAACCCCTCGCGCGAGACGACGCGTTCACGCCGGAAACCAAGCGAGTGTTGACGGAGTGGAACGACGCACCACCGATAATCATCGACGAATCGGATAGGTACATCGACAGTGCCGGTACCGCGCTGGAGCACGGCTATGCCGGGACGAGTCACAAGAACTGCAAGGGTGTATTCAAGGGAATCGCGAACACATGCTTGATTGCCCATCACAATCGCATCGATATGGACCGACAGTACGTGCTGAGTGCGGAAGACCTCACGACCGTCGGTCCAGTCGAGTTGTTACAGGATCTCGCCGTCACGGCGACGATCGGCGCGAAACACGTTGAGCGAAACGGACATCACTACTTTCGGGGGTTAGACGCGTTCCCACAGACGATTCAGGAGACGATCATCGAAGCACACGGCGACCTGTATCGACGCCACGAGGACGGATTTGCCATGCTTGATATCAACAGTGGCGAGGTCGATCTAACATCGATCGTCGACGCCCCGTTCGGGATCGCCGCCGAGTGCGACACGAATCAGTTCATGCCGCTTGAGATCTGGCTGGAGGATCTGGAAGAATAACGACGTTCTCACTTGTACTTCTGCGGTTGAGGCTGGACGAGTAGCACAGCCAGAGTTACCGGCACCGCCGTCTATCGGTTAGGAACGTATAGACGTTCAGACGCTCGATTGCCAGTAGGACAAGGGCTCATTCGAGCACCGTTACTGAACCCGCTGAAACTGCCCATTCGCTGCAACTGTGACGATCTCCGCAGGAGGTGCGAACAACCCCAAAGCGGTATCTCCGCTCAACCGCAGAAGTACAGGGCCGACGCCGCCAAAAAATACGGCATCGGTTCTGGAAACTCGGGACACCACGCATCGTCAAATTCATGTCACGAGTGAGAACGGCAACCGTTGGCTTCTACGCAATCAAAGGCACGAGCGTTTCAGCTACGCCAGCGTATCTACCGCTAACCCGAGAGAGGAGCACTCAAAACATCCTCGAAACCGTACTCTGCTCCAGCTACAAGCACGTGCCGAAGAGTGCTCCGCTATTACTATGGCCGTGTACGTTAGATCGTGGATCGTGAAGCCGAATCCCAACGACATCAGCGACGAACCGCGACGAGGAGGACTCGAATGTCTCGTGGCGGGGATCCGCGCCACGGAACCGTCGACGGTCGTCGCCGACCACGTTTCTGTCAACGAGGCAAACCTCGTCGTCCGTGGGGATCGGTACGACCTCGGCGGATACGACGACGTCATCGTT is a window encoding:
- a CDS encoding Gfo/Idh/MocA family protein, encoding MGVKTGYIGVDHHHRDPYFAIASGLGVDITAVCEPGRRIDLENLAAMDERPDEITTESQEVADLVAGASVYENPHRLLTEGDIEVVWITYRNDETPSIVETAVDEGIHVISEKPIGRTAADLEGIAKRANESGITVSPTTFYRANPVTMDLRDRVRDGFFGDVWTVQGRFNASQLSYRNTEHYIYDQATSRGGSLQWIGPHWVDMIPWVLDDPISEVNARFHRTDEVDIEAGAVLQFETEGGVLGTYHTGYYLSERGKDTHLGIYGTDAQARTPVHHDSLQHEPTVPLELTADHHDWSGAPRRTIDYEFSYDRFPAWGDYVRDYFKSFFDGYETGDVPATVDDAVQLLRVLDAAYESDDRGGWIEVAE
- a CDS encoding Gfo/Idh/MocA family protein; translated protein: MQEIGIIMNGVTGRMGTNQHLIRSILALRDEGGVELPSGEHVIPEPMLVGRDERKLRALSEEHGVDRWTADPDLESCLDGDDEIYFDSQITPRRPDALRRAIEAGKDVYCEKPLAMDLDRALEVTRVAERSGVKHGIVQDKLWLPGLMKLDRLIDQGFFGDILSVRIEFGYWVFSGHGQPAQRPSWNYRAEDGGGIIDDMFSHWSYVLESLFGRVESVTCLGRTHIPNRVDENGDEYEATADDAAYAIMELEGDTVAQLNSSWTTRVKRDDLLEIQVDGTEGSAVAGLRECTTQHRANTPKPEWNPDQPTEHDFHEDWERVPDNREFENAFKQQWAEFIRYVVADEPFPWDFRAGAKGVQLTEASHRSWDEKRRVTVDELRI
- a CDS encoding fumarylacetoacetate hydrolase family protein; translated protein: MQFVRYNGGSGPTLGVKSDSAIHALADLPEGIPSLQEITNRRYLDQVREKLRNGTLSRIDANEANLLAPVPRPGKIVCAGLNYRDHADEQDEAIPDEPLLFAKAPTTVTNHRSPIVHPPNEKVDYEVELAVVIGRTAKNLEEGEVYDYIAGYTVLNDVSGRSAQFSDDQFFRGKSYDTFSPMGPTLVTGEEYDPNSVDVALRVDGDTKQASNTRQFIFDVPELVSYVSRNMTLRTGDIVSTGTPGGVGIFRDPVDLLEPGQTCEAEIEGIGTLVNPVVGE
- a CDS encoding enolase-like domain-containing protein, with the protein product MAISVSTTEFHVLDLETRMPFHFGNVEVTEIPKVFLQIEADINGTTQQGIAMGGLLPGWFYKDPSMSLENGLRNMIEAFRSAADSARTLNPEPTAFAFWKALYAKQREWATDTDHPPLLWTYGVSLVEQALIDAVCCHRNESFGEAVRKNTLGIDLGTIYDDLAVYEPADLLPEEPRRSTAIRHTVGHGDPLTTADVTPSEQLDDGLPQTLAEYVREDGVTCFKIKLSADRAFDGDRLSRIVDLLDELDVNEYRCTVDANEGYDSAREFKRHWETHTADPNLSSLFDRLAYVEQPLARDDAFTPETKRVLTEWNDAPPIIIDESDRYIDSAGTALEHGYAGTSHKNCKGVFKGIANTCLIAHHNRIDMDRQYVLSAEDLTTVGPVELLQDLAVTATIGAKHVERNGHHYFRGLDAFPQTIQETIIEAHGDLYRRHEDGFAMLDINSGEVDLTSIVDAPFGIAAECDTNQFMPLEIWLEDLEE
- a CDS encoding DUF4147 domain-containing protein, which codes for MKPNPNDISDEPRRGGLECLVAGIRATEPSTVVADHVSVNEANLVVRGDRYDLGGYDDVIVFGGGNAAATVAQTIEKILGVRIRGAVVIDNHAVESNDAGGFLDRHDATVVTVPGRT